ACGCCCGAGAGGTGATCTGGGAATCGGATCTGCCCATCACGATCGGGCTGGCGAACTCGATCCAGGCGTACAAACAACTCGAGCTGGAGGAAGAGGTCGAGCTGGGGCCGATCAAGGAGTACCTGGCCACGGTCCCGCCCCTCAAGTATCCCTTGGAGGTGGAACTGGAGAACAGGTTGCCCGACATCGTCGGCGGGTTGATGGTCTGCCTGGCACAGGTGATCCGCCGCCTGACCAACGAGCGGGGCTTCCATGCAGAGGATCTGGCCCGGGCGTGCGAGATCCTGGACCTGACCCTGTAATCGATACCCCGCAAGCCACCTCGGATCCCCTCTCATCCCACCGAGGACGGGAGGGGATTCTTGTTAACCGCCGATTCGCCGCCAGACCGCCCCCGTTTCCATTGATCTTCGCGTGGTGAAAGAAACATGCAAGCCGCGTCACTCGTTTCGGATAAGTAGGGGCAGC
This Chloroflexota bacterium DNA region includes the following protein-coding sequences:
- a CDS encoding DUF1931 family protein, giving the protein MLVGYRRLETLFRRSAGLDLTKERAKEACEFVQKKLHDLLLVGERNASYNAREVIWESDLPITIGLANSIQAYKQLELEEEVELGPIKEYLATVPPLKYPLEVELENRLPDIVGGLMVCLAQVIRRLTNERGFHAEDLARACEILDLTL